In Erpetoichthys calabaricus chromosome 2, fErpCal1.3, whole genome shotgun sequence, a genomic segment contains:
- the LOC114644944 gene encoding gamma-crystallin M2-like isoform X2: MGKIIFYEDRNFQGRSYECSSDCADMHSYFSRCNSIRVDSGYWVVYEKPNYMGYQYILNRGEYPDYQRWMGYNDCIRSCRMIPPYRGSYRLKIYERPDFGGQMMEFTDDCPNVYDRFRYNDIFSCNVMEGYWIFYEQPNYRGRQYFLRPGEYRRFSDWGGFNSSIGSFRRIMDF; this comes from the exons ATGGGCAAG ATCATCTTCTACGAGGACAGGAACTTCCAGGGGCGCTCCTATGAGTGCAGCAGCGACTGTGCAGACATGCACTCCTATTTCAGCCGCTGCAACTCCATCCGGGTGGACAGCGGCTACTGGGTGGTCTATGAAAAACCCAACTACATGGGCTACCAGTACATCCTCAACCGTGGCGAGTATCCCGACTACCAGCGCTGGATGGGCTACAACGACTGCATCAGGTCCTGCCGCATGATTCCACCA TACCGAGGCTCCTACAGGCTGAAGATCTACGAGAGACCTGACTTTGGAGGCCAAATGATGGAGTTCACAGATGACTGCCCCAATGTCTATGACCGTTTCCGCTACAACGACATCTTCTCCTGCAATGTGATGGAGGGCTACTGGATCTTCTATGAACAACCCAACTACAGGGGCCGCCAGTACTTCCTGAGACCTGGCGAATACAGACGATTCAGCGACTGGGGTGGCTTTAACTCCTCCATCGGCTCTTTCCGTCGCATCATggatttttaa
- the LOC114644944 gene encoding gamma-crystallin S-1-like isoform X1, producing the protein MFFLTFQIIFYEDRNFQGRSYECSSDCADMHSYFSRCNSIRVDSGYWVVYEKPNYMGYQYILNRGEYPDYQRWMGYNDCIRSCRMIPPYRGSYRLKIYERPDFGGQMMEFTDDCPNVYDRFRYNDIFSCNVMEGYWIFYEQPNYRGRQYFLRPGEYRRFSDWGGFNSSIGSFRRIMDF; encoded by the exons atgttctttttgacTTTCCAGATCATCTTCTACGAGGACAGGAACTTCCAGGGGCGCTCCTATGAGTGCAGCAGCGACTGTGCAGACATGCACTCCTATTTCAGCCGCTGCAACTCCATCCGGGTGGACAGCGGCTACTGGGTGGTCTATGAAAAACCCAACTACATGGGCTACCAGTACATCCTCAACCGTGGCGAGTATCCCGACTACCAGCGCTGGATGGGCTACAACGACTGCATCAGGTCCTGCCGCATGATTCCACCA TACCGAGGCTCCTACAGGCTGAAGATCTACGAGAGACCTGACTTTGGAGGCCAAATGATGGAGTTCACAGATGACTGCCCCAATGTCTATGACCGTTTCCGCTACAACGACATCTTCTCCTGCAATGTGATGGAGGGCTACTGGATCTTCTATGAACAACCCAACTACAGGGGCCGCCAGTACTTCCTGAGACCTGGCGAATACAGACGATTCAGCGACTGGGGTGGCTTTAACTCCTCCATCGGCTCTTTCCGTCGCATCATggatttttaa